Genomic window (Sulfuricurvum sp. IAE1):
CGCTCCCCCTCATTGTCATAGACATATATCTACATTTATTTCAGCGATTATGCTATAATCCACTATGGCACAGAAAAGCCTGCCGCTTCCGCCGCAAGGTATGGTGAATTTTCTGATTGATAGTTGGTTGCTTTGAGCGTTATTCGCGAAAACAAACAATTCAAGGGAGGCATTATTGTATTTCTCCGTTTACGGGTGTTTTCGCTTCTGAATAACTTTAAAGGAGCCAATTGTGGCAAAAAAAGACAATACCCACCCCGTCCTCCAGATGATCAAAAGCGAGGCAAAAGAACTTCAGGCATCAGCAAAAGTCGAAGGCAACCGCCTTGTTTACGGACATGCTCTCGATCAAGCTTCAAGACAACATGGATACAAAGATTGGAATAGCGCCTGTGGGCTTGCTGGTGATAATCAAAATCGCATGAAATATGTCATGGGCGAGGAAGGAAGTGTTCCACTAGGGGATCACGAGGTTGAAATGTATGAAATGTCCGGGGCTTTATCAAAAGCCATCAGTGGCACGCGAAAGGGTGGAGGGCTGATGGTTGGCACACAAACAGCAGAGGACTTTACCCATTCAAAGCATAAGACGTATTACAACCCTTTTAATCAGTTTATGCACGAATATCCTGACATCCAGGGCGATCCAAACTATGAAGCGATCCCCGCAGAGCGTTGCGAGTCTTTTGAGGATATGTGCTCGTTCGTCAGAGAAAAAAATGGGAGTCTTTTTTATCCTTCAAATTCTGTCGCTGATCTTCGGAATTTATCGAAAGAGCAAAGGGAGGCTATCGAGGCAAATGTTGATACGCGAATCCTCCTGGGGCGAAATGGTCAAATTGCATCGTATGATTTTTCAACTAATCACGGTGTCCCATTTGTGATTGGCCCGTCCGGCGTAGGGCAGTCGTTTTATATCAAGGACCTGATCCACAAAGCACAGGAAGAGAACCCATCTCTTAGCAAAGAGGAAGCTTTGGAGTTTGTCTATAAGAAATACCACATCCAAACTGTCACATTGGATACCAACGAGGATGAGTGAAGGAAAATAAAACACCCCGCGTCAAATTCTCCATTAAGGGAAAAGTCACGCAGATAGACAAATACTATCTCGATGCCCTTGCTCTTGCCCACTTCGGGCAGAAGTATGAAGACAAAGCAATAAAAAAACAGGTCAACAAAATCGTCAGGGATCTCATGAAAGATGAGATTGTGAGTGTTCAGGCGATTCAACAGAAAATCCTCGCGTCATTCCTTCCGCAAAGCATTCAAAATCAGCTTAATCAAACGTAGATATAGGTCTATCATTAATGGGGTGGGTGATTCGCGCAATAAGGGGCAAGTTGGTATCTGTCGATTCATAAGGTGAAAACACACGACATTAAAGCATTAATTCCTTGACATTTTAATGATACTTTGTAATAATTACTTATCTTTATTGCTGGAGCAGTCATGTCAAAATACGAAGCAATCCTCATTGATCCGTTTGCCAAATCGATCTCCAAAGTCGAGATCGAACGCGGAGAAAACGAACTCAAGCAAATCTACAAACTTCTGGGATGCCGAACGATCGATGCGATCCCGTCAGGTATCGGGGAGAAGGGCGACCGTCTGATCGTCGATGACGAAGGCTTGTTTGTCGATGGACAGAAATTCTTCTACATCAACGGCATGAAGCTGGCAGGCAAAGCGCTCTATGTCGGCAATTTCGGCTCCAAGTTCGGCACGCCGGAAATCGGCGTCGCACAGCTGTCATCACTTGTCGGCTTTAATGGCGATCCGTTCCGCGCATGGATTGAAACATTCCTTGATGAAAAAGGGATTGATATGGGGCACAGCTTCACCTACGATTCGGATGTGGGGTTTGCCTTGATCTCGGTCGGCGCCATCGTGGATCAGATGTGTGTTTCGAATGCCAATATCAAAGCAGCCATCCAAAGCAAGATCGTCGAAATCGATTTCAAAAACGGCGATGTCCTGCATTACTTCCGTTTTCTTGGTCAATTCATGGCCAATCAGCAATTGGCAAAGGGGGCATAAAGATGCAGGTTTTTGAATTCAAATATGCCCCATACGGCAACGAGATCGAAACTTCCCGTGTTCTTGCACACTCAATGGATGAGGCGGAGCGTTACCTCCGCATCCTGATCGAGAATGAAAGCCGAATCAGGAATCTTGTCATCCTGCACTCGTACCCCATCGCAACCCCCACGAACTTCAGCGTCCGAGGCAAAGACGATGCCGGGCGCCCGATAAGCCTCAACTGGAAAGACAAGGCTTCTGGCGGCGGCGGAGTTGTTCTGCTTTGGACTGATCTGCCGGTGCAAATCAAAAAGAAGCTCCAAAAGGCCGAAGAAAATCTCCCTGAACTTCTCGCGACACTGAAAGACATCCGTAGCCACAATGACTGATCAAGTCCACCGCAGAGCCATCCCGCCACATTTGCTTCGTCTTCTGAACGATGGCTACGTCGTATGGTTTTACGACAACTTCCGCACCAGGCGGGAAATGGCGAAAGA
Coding sequences:
- a CDS encoding glyoxalase superfamily protein — encoded protein: MAKKDNTHPVLQMIKSEAKELQASAKVEGNRLVYGHALDQASRQHGYKDWNSACGLAGDNQNRMKYVMGEEGSVPLGDHEVEMYEMSGALSKAISGTRKGGGLMVGTQTAEDFTHSKHKTYYNPFNQFMHEYPDIQGDPNYEAIPAERCESFEDMCSFVREKNGSLFYPSNSVADLRNLSKEQREAIEANVDTRILLGRNGQIASYDFSTNHGVPFVIGPSGVGQSFYIKDLIHKAQEENPSLSKEEALEFVYKKYHIQTVTLDTNEDE